The Spirochaetaceae bacterium region ACGGTCGAGCGGTGCACGGATGCGATCCGCACCTGCATGCACAGTCCCCTGGTCACGGTCGCGCAGCACACCTACAGCCACGTGCTGCTCAAGAGCGTCTACATGACGCCCGGCGACGGCCGGCCGGTACACGGCGCGGCGCCCAATTTCTTCAAGGCGGGCGGCACGCTGGAGCAGATCGCCGCCGAGGTCGCGCGGGCGCAGCGAGTCATCAGGGAGCTGCTCGGGGTGGACTGTCGGGGGCTGACCGGGCCCTGGGGCTACTACCGCGGGCTGGCGGACCGCCCGGACATTCTGCAGATCCTGCGCGACAACGGCATCCGCTGGGTGCGCACCAACGCGCGCGACTACCGCGACTGCCAGCCGACGCCGTTTTCCGAACAGCCGTTCTTCTTCAGCGACCAGGGATTTCCCGAGATCCTGGAACTCGGCATCCAGGGCTACCAGGACCGCTTCTACTGGGACCGGTTCGACGATCGCTCATACGGCGACTCCTACCAGGATTACCTGTTCGCCATGGTCGAGGAGACGGCGCGCAACGGCTGGTTCTGGAACCTGTGCAGTCACGATCACGGCACCGCGACGAAGCGGGAGTTCGCCGCGCGGTGCGGGTGGATCGCCGACCTCATCGCCCGCGCCCGCGACGCCGGGCTGCGCTTCGCCGCGCCCCCCGAAATCTACGCGGACCTCAAAACCGGCGCGTGACCGTGGAGCAGTCGCCGCCCGAGGCGGTCAGGCGGCGGCGAAGATGAGGGCGAGTTCGGCCATGCGGTGGCTGAAGCCCATTTCGTTGTCGTAGAAGCTGGTCAGCTTGACGAGGGAGGCTGAGTCGTCGACCGGCACCACCAGCGGGCTGTCCGACACCATCGACGAGAACGGCTCGCCGACGCAGTCGCGGGAGCACTCGTAGTAGTCGTTGACGGTGATCACTTCGCCGAGCAGGGTGGAGCCGTTGATCTGGTCGGCGTTGGCGGCGAGCGCGGCGACCAGTTCCTCCTTGGACGGGGTGCCGTCGATCTGGTAGACCGCTTCCACCACGCTGCCGGTGTCGGTGGGCACGCGCAGCGCGGTGCCGTTGAGCTTGCCGTTGAGGTGCGGCAGCACCTTGCCGACCGCCACCGCGGCGCCGGTGCTGGCCGGGATCACGTTGTTGAGGGTGGCGCGGTTCTTGCCGCCGCCGAACGTGTCGGCCACCTTCTGGGTGGCGGTGGCGGCGTGGGTGGTGCTCATCAGGCCGCCCTTGACCGGGTAGCTCAGGTCGACGGCGCGCGTCATCGGCGCCAGGCAGTTGGTGGTGCAACTCGCGTTGGAGACGATCTTGTGCTCGGGGGTAAGGATGTCGTGGTTGACGCCCACCACCACGGTGTCGGTGTCGTCGTTGCAGGGTGCGGACACGATGACGCGCCCCGCGCCGCCGGCGAGGTGGGCGCCGGCCTTCTCGGTGGTCAGGTAGAAGCCGGTGCACTCGAACACGATGTCGACGCCGTGGTCGCCCCACGGCACGTTGGACGCGTCCATCTCGGCGTAGATGGTGAGCTCGTGGTCGCCGACCCGGATCCTGTTGTCGGCGGTCTGCTCCACCGCGGCCGGGAAGCGGCCGTACACCGCGTCCTTGGGCAGGCTGGCGGCGATGTCGGACGCCGGCACCAGGTCGTTGCCGGCCACGATCTCGAAGCGGTCGTTCAGCTTGGAGACGATGACCCGCATCACGTTCTTGCCGATGCGGCCCATGCCGTTGAATCCGACGCGTACTTTGCTCATGTGCTGATTTCTCCTTGTGCGGTGCGGCGCGCGATGCGGTGGCTGGCGCCGCCGGGCGTGTCCTCCCTATAGTCGTCAGCGACGCTGCCCGCCGTCAATGTCACGCCGGGGCCGCTGCCGCGACCGGCCTGCGACAGACGGGTGCCTCGCCGCTGTC contains the following coding sequences:
- a CDS encoding polysaccharide deacetylase family protein; translation: MSGTMLFGYDVEMASQDSVGFLEGAAELHERFGVPWTIYLTGETVERCTDAIRTCMHSPLVTVAQHTYSHVLLKSVYMTPGDGRPVHGAAPNFFKAGGTLEQIAAEVARAQRVIRELLGVDCRGLTGPWGYYRGLADRPDILQILRDNGIRWVRTNARDYRDCQPTPFSEQPFFFSDQGFPEILELGIQGYQDRFYWDRFDDRSYGDSYQDYLFAMVEETARNGWFWNLCSHDHGTATKREFAARCGWIADLIARARDAGLRFAAPPEIYADLKTGA
- a CDS encoding type I glyceraldehyde-3-phosphate dehydrogenase (NAD-dependent; catalyzes the formation of 3-phospho-D-glyceroyl phosphate from D-glyceraldehyde 3-phosphate; active during glycolysis), producing MSKVRVGFNGMGRIGKNVMRVIVSKLNDRFEIVAGNDLVPASDIAASLPKDAVYGRFPAAVEQTADNRIRVGDHELTIYAEMDASNVPWGDHGVDIVFECTGFYLTTEKAGAHLAGGAGRVIVSAPCNDDTDTVVVGVNHDILTPEHKIVSNASCTTNCLAPMTRAVDLSYPVKGGLMSTTHAATATQKVADTFGGGKNRATLNNVIPASTGAAVAVGKVLPHLNGKLNGTALRVPTDTGSVVEAVYQIDGTPSKEELVAALAANADQINGSTLLGEVITVNDYYECSRDCVGEPFSSMVSDSPLVVPVDDSASLVKLTSFYDNEMGFSHRMAELALIFAAA